The Prosthecomicrobium sp. N25 nucleotide sequence GCCGCCAACTCGAGGCACTCGCGGTAGCGGATCCGACCTTCGTCCTGTGCAAGCATGACTCGCCTCATTCGGTTGGAAGCAGAGCCGGACGCCGGGCGAGTTCGGCCTCGAGTTCAGCAATGCGCGTGGTCAGCGGCGCTGACATCGCGCGGATTTCATCGAGTGTGAACCGCTCGGTGATGTGCTGTGGGCAGTTCCAGTCGAAGCCCTCGACCGTGATGAGGAAGCCCCGCTCCACGCGCGCCCGGTAATCCGGCAGCTGAAGCCGGTCAAGCGTCGCCGGGTGATCGAGCCCGACGATTCGAGCCCGACCGAAGAGCTTCAGGCGCGTCTTGTTGGGATAGTCCATGAAGAAAAGCGAGACGCGGTCGTCAGTCGTCAGGTTGCCGACGCTCACATATTGCCGGTTGCCACGGAAATCCGCGAAGCCGATCGTGCGTTCGTCGATGACCCGCACGAAGCCTGCGGGCCCGCCGCGATGCTGAATATAGGGCCAGCCCGTCTCGCTGACGGTTGCCATGTAGAGCGAGTCCCGTGCCGCGAGGAAGCTCGCTTCGGCGCCGGTCAGTCGCTGATTCACGGGCTCCCGTACGCCCTCCATCCGGGCATAGGCCATGCGGCTGCCCTGTTGGTCCTGGATCTTCTTCACTGTTGGCGTGAAGGCGATTTCCGCAAACTTGTGCGACATGACATCCTCTCACGGGTCGCTTGACCCGCCTTGCTAGAGCCCGAGATCGAACAGGCCCGGGTAATCCTGCGGGCGAGCGCCTTGTGGCCACCGGAATGTCCGGTCGGTCTCTTGAATCGGTTGATCGTTGATGCTCGCGAAACGCAGGCCCATCAGGCCGCGCTCGTCGAAGTCCCGGTTCTCGTTGCCACCGAACCAATTCCCGCCGACGTCGCGCCATAGGCGTACCGAACGGCGATCCGGTTACCACGCGAGACCCTGAGCGGGTGTCCTTGGCCTACACTGAAAAATCGCTGTTGGCGGAACCGGGCCGAGTTTCCCGTGGCGCCCGATGCCCGGAAAGGGCATATGTTCGGGCCAGTTACGGAGATCAGGTGGCCTTGTTCAGATCGATCTTGGGAAAGTCGATATCGATCTGCGTCGCCTTGCCCAACAGAT carries:
- a CDS encoding pyridoxamine 5'-phosphate oxidase family protein, giving the protein MSHKFAEIAFTPTVKKIQDQQGSRMAYARMEGVREPVNQRLTGAEASFLAARDSLYMATVSETGWPYIQHRGGPAGFVRVIDERTIGFADFRGNRQYVSVGNLTTDDRVSLFFMDYPNKTRLKLFGRARIVGLDHPATLDRLQLPDYRARVERGFLITVEGFDWNCPQHITERFTLDEIRAMSAPLTTRIAELEAELARRPALLPTE